A single Halarcobacter anaerophilus DNA region contains:
- a CDS encoding AraC family transcriptional regulator has translation MRKDTVIRHKKIANDIMHYIYKHIDTDINLDELSINMDISKFHMHRIFKEEFEQNIYEAIKSIRLTKASTLLLTNKNSTITSVAKMCGYSSHGAFIRLFKSRFNMTPKEWKKGGYKTLVKFEKSFEYESVNPEIIKNSSKEVLYIRHKGYDKSIKNIWEKLIIWLYQNDIQDYTLIGYYHDIPAITSLKECKYTAGVIVNEKVINTTFPTLTMPKLVYAKFKFKGLHKEFLDFINWIYFYWLVKSGYETTPEPSFCIYKNSSFLKNDIFEADYYVSVYV, from the coding sequence ATGAGAAAAGATACGGTAATAAGACATAAAAAAATTGCAAACGATATAATGCACTATATTTACAAACATATTGATACGGATATAAATCTTGATGAATTAAGTATAAATATGGATATAAGCAAATTTCATATGCACAGGATATTTAAAGAAGAGTTTGAACAAAATATTTATGAAGCAATAAAATCAATTCGACTAACAAAAGCTTCAACGCTTCTTTTAACAAATAAGAATTCAACTATAACTTCAGTGGCTAAAATGTGCGGTTATAGTTCCCACGGCGCTTTTATACGTCTCTTTAAAAGCAGATTTAACATGACTCCAAAAGAGTGGAAAAAAGGAGGGTATAAAACTCTTGTAAAGTTTGAAAAAAGTTTTGAGTATGAGAGTGTAAATCCCGAGATTATAAAAAACAGTTCAAAAGAGGTTTTATATATCAGGCATAAAGGTTATGATAAAAGTATAAAAAATATTTGGGAGAAGTTAATTATCTGGCTGTATCAAAATGATATACAAGATTATACTCTTATAGGATACTATCATGATATTCCTGCTATAACTTCTTTAAAAGAGTGTAAATACACAGCAGGAGTTATTGTAAATGAAAAGGTAATAAATACAACTTTTCCTACTCTTACAATGCCTAAACTTGTTTATGCCAAATTTAAATTCAAGGGCTTGCATAAAGAGTTTTTGGATTTTATTAACTGGATATATTTTTACTGGCTTGTAAAAAGCGGTTATGAAACAACACCTGAACCATCTTTTTGTATATATAAAAACAGCTCTTTTTTAAAAAATGATATTTTCGAGGCAGATTATTATGTTTCTGTTTATGTTTAA
- a CDS encoding TonB-dependent siderophore receptor produces MNLLKKSLIAPSLAILLYTNLHANESFTLEEMSLKEAIKTISKKANIPYMVDSKLLKDKKSQKIENIQGLKNALDKILQNSGLEASIIDGTIIIKKKSIPQSSNSLGKVEIISANATEDTDSYTIDSMNTATKLNLSIKDTPQSVVVITNQKIEDNNWESIDDIVSNIAGIQPSKYDTDRTYIMARGFEIDYYQIDGMPTSYTGYQQQDLSIYDRVEIVKGANGLMTGAGNPAAAINLVRKHANSKKLTGDITLKAGSWDRYKGSIDITTPLNEAKTVRARIVASYADEESYKDYYSKETSVFYGVIDADISDNTRLSLGASYQENRPEGTTWGGVPAYFSDGSSTSFHPEDSFTPDWTYGKTKTKSAFASFEHYFNNDIKINANYTHMEYDAHLKMALMTGYSHFPDSTTGIDPTSDFLSNSFTQTDTDVLDIYTSIPFELANKNHEIIAGVMYHKKNEDNFSKSALSSIDTSSNSVFSWDSDVKEPSWNKKSRTGEKTTKQESAYIVGRFSLSDDLKLIAGSRLTTYKYNNKFSNYDYKYDNEVTPYAGVVYSLDENHSVYASYTDIFKAQDYKDKSGNYLDPKEGKSYEAGIKGEYFDGALNASLAIFRIEQDNVAQSAGTNSSGETYYTLEEGVTSKGVEFDLSGAINENWNMSFGISHYEAKNSDDEKVSTTIPRTQFLLSSTYKTGSLTFGGSVKWQSKLYDDVTNPVGDSDRLQQESFYLVNAMARYNFTKNLSAQLNINNLFDKEYYSNIVYDAQYVYGEPRNTTLTLKYTF; encoded by the coding sequence ATGAATCTATTAAAGAAATCTTTAATAGCACCCTCACTGGCAATACTGCTTTATACGAATCTTCATGCGAACGAAAGCTTTACACTTGAAGAGATGAGTTTAAAAGAGGCAATAAAAACAATATCTAAAAAAGCAAATATACCTTATATGGTAGATAGTAAACTGCTGAAAGATAAAAAATCGCAAAAAATAGAGAATATTCAAGGGCTAAAAAATGCTTTGGATAAGATTTTACAAAACAGCGGATTGGAAGCCTCAATTATAGATGGAACTATTATAATAAAGAAAAAAAGCATTCCCCAAAGCAGTAATTCTTTAGGGAAAGTTGAAATTATATCCGCAAATGCGACAGAAGATACGGATTCATATACAATTGATTCTATGAATACTGCAACAAAATTAAATCTATCTATAAAAGATACGCCACAGTCTGTAGTAGTCATAACAAATCAAAAAATAGAAGATAATAACTGGGAATCAATAGATGATATAGTAAGTAATATAGCAGGGATACAACCTTCTAAATACGATACGGACAGAACTTATATCATGGCAAGAGGTTTTGAGATTGATTATTATCAGATTGATGGAATGCCTACTAGTTATACGGGATATCAACAACAAGATTTGTCAATTTATGATAGAGTCGAAATCGTAAAAGGGGCAAATGGACTTATGACGGGAGCAGGGAACCCAGCTGCTGCAATTAATCTTGTAAGAAAACACGCCAATTCTAAAAAGCTAACGGGAGATATAACTTTAAAAGCAGGTTCATGGGATAGATACAAAGGCTCTATTGATATTACGACTCCTTTAAATGAAGCAAAAACAGTAAGAGCAAGAATAGTAGCAAGTTATGCAGATGAAGAGTCTTACAAAGATTATTATAGCAAAGAGACAAGCGTGTTTTACGGTGTTATTGATGCAGATATAAGCGATAATACAAGACTCTCTTTAGGTGCAAGTTATCAGGAAAATAGACCTGAAGGTACAACTTGGGGAGGAGTACCTGCATATTTTAGCGACGGTTCATCTACAAGTTTTCATCCCGAAGACTCTTTTACACCTGATTGGACATATGGAAAAACCAAAACTAAATCTGCTTTTGCAAGTTTTGAACACTATTTTAATAATGATATAAAAATAAATGCCAACTATACGCATATGGAGTATGATGCTCATTTAAAAATGGCACTTATGACGGGATACAGCCATTTTCCTGACAGTACAACAGGGATTGATCCCACAAGTGATTTTCTTTCAAACTCTTTTACTCAAACAGATACTGATGTTTTAGATATTTATACCTCTATTCCTTTTGAACTGGCAAATAAAAACCATGAAATAATTGCAGGAGTAATGTATCATAAAAAAAATGAGGATAATTTTAGCAAAAGTGCTTTATCTTCTATAGATACCAGTTCAAACAGTGTTTTTTCTTGGGATAGTGATGTAAAAGAACCTTCTTGGAATAAAAAAAGCAGAACAGGCGAAAAAACAACAAAACAAGAATCTGCTTATATAGTAGGTCGTTTTTCACTAAGTGATGATTTAAAACTGATTGCAGGAAGTAGATTAACTACATATAAATATAACAACAAATTTTCAAATTACGATTATAAATACGATAATGAAGTAACTCCTTATGCCGGAGTAGTTTATAGTTTAGATGAAAATCATTCTGTTTATGCAAGTTATACGGATATATTTAAAGCCCAAGATTACAAAGATAAAAGCGGTAATTATTTAGATCCCAAAGAGGGTAAAAGTTACGAAGCAGGAATAAAAGGAGAGTATTTTGACGGAGCATTAAATGCCTCTTTGGCAATCTTTAGAATTGAACAGGATAATGTTGCCCAATCAGCAGGTACAAATAGCAGCGGAGAGACTTACTATACACTTGAAGAGGGAGTAACAAGTAAAGGTGTAGAATTTGATCTTTCTGGTGCAATAAATGAAAACTGGAATATGAGTTTCGGGATTTCTCATTATGAAGCAAAAAATTCAGATGATGAAAAAGTATCTACAACGATTCCTAGAACACAATTTTTATTATCTTCAACATACAAAACAGGAAGTTTAACCTTTGGAGGAAGCGTAAAGTGGCAAAGCAAACTTTATGATGATGTAACTAATCCAGTAGGAGATTCGGACAGACTTCAACAAGAGAGTTTCTATCTTGTTAATGCTATGGCAAGATATAACTTTACAAAAAATTTATCGGCTCAATTAAATATCAATAATCTTTTTGATAAAGAGTATTATTCAAATATTGTTTATGATGCTCAATATGTATACGGTGAACCTAGAAACACCACATTAACGCTGAAATACACCTTTTAG
- a CDS encoding YitT family protein yields MNEIKNFTFMLFGSIFLAFATVCFLNPNSLITGGGIGLAQLCYALFPSITLGIWIAIISIPLILIGMKFFGKGFVVKTLISIALISFFTDFLKEVIKVPAATNETTLAAVFGGLLVGLGVGLTMLGKSSTGGTSIVAEIISAKTRFKTSQILLMIDGMIMFSSIFVYGDVEKALFSIMGVYITTKIIDQLLSGKPSQKSVTIVSKNIAPLAEEISKHLGRHGTILKGVGLNQQTDKTLLLVIVDFSKLQLLKKIIKENDEDAFLVIQEASELYGRDY; encoded by the coding sequence ATGAATGAAATAAAAAATTTTACTTTTATGCTTTTTGGCTCGATTTTTTTAGCTTTTGCTACCGTATGCTTTTTAAATCCAAACAGCCTTATCACAGGTGGAGGTATAGGTTTGGCACAACTTTGTTATGCGCTTTTTCCTTCAATTACCTTGGGTATCTGGATTGCAATAATTAGTATCCCTTTGATTTTAATAGGAATGAAATTTTTTGGAAAAGGCTTTGTTGTCAAAACTCTTATTTCAATTGCTCTAATCTCATTTTTCACGGATTTTTTAAAAGAGGTTATAAAAGTGCCTGCTGCAACAAATGAAACAACACTTGCTGCCGTATTCGGCGGACTTTTAGTCGGTCTTGGCGTAGGACTTACGATGCTTGGAAAATCTTCTACGGGAGGAACATCAATAGTTGCAGAAATAATTTCGGCAAAAACAAGATTTAAAACTTCTCAAATTCTTTTGATGATTGACGGTATGATTATGTTTAGCTCGATTTTCGTATACGGTGATGTTGAAAAAGCTCTATTTAGTATAATGGGTGTTTATATAACAACAAAAATAATAGATCAACTTCTATCAGGAAAACCTTCTCAAAAATCAGTAACAATCGTATCTAAAAATATAGCTCCTCTTGCAGAAGAGATCTCAAAACATTTAGGCAGACACGGAACAATTTTAAAAGGAGTAGGATTAAATCAGCAAACGGATAAAACCCTGCTTTTGGTTATTGTGGATTTTTCTAAACTTCAACTTTTAAAAAAGATTATCAAAGAGAATGACGAAGATGCTTTTTTGGTTATTCAAGAAGCTTCTGAATTATATGGAAGAGATTACTAA
- a CDS encoding sensor histidine kinase translates to MKILFTFFILFCSLSAKNYFPEVINGLYISEDLQTFKKLEYKKYLHKKVKQFSIRVDLKKELKETYYFTVVSDVDNLIFTNAEYIKQNRILIIKVDSSTPKSLFFNYKYEKAKIGEFRFSIINEFEHDYLLHYEGILYGIAYGIIFCAFLYYLIIYFSSRKKFFLYYSIMQFFVLLSLIGFVYFSFKSYPNQDFAWAQAIEDIFETSGFLFTLLFAKEVLQAKKIMPKMNLVINFFILLNILDILAILIFKYSILYEYMPFFIGFLIPFLAGLIAVYKGNKYAIIYTLGWFLVCLFVYLAQNHFFAISGIYVIHMIAPLESLIFSFALGLMLKNLVDKQNEKEKLLIHKSKLVSMGEMINNIAHQWRQPLTHLSFINMNCQLSLEDEKIDKEYLSKKLNEANEQIDFMSNTINSFRDFYKPAKEKEFFWISQAVQKAVDIMKPLLGIYSINLEFQVIKDKQIKSYENEYSQVVLNLISNAKDQLKEKEIKDTKIWITVDVKNGKTMTTVCDNAGGIKSKHINKIFEPYFSTKENGSGIGLYMSKTIINSHFKGELIIENKQKGACFTIIV, encoded by the coding sequence ATGAAAATTCTTTTTACTTTTTTTATACTATTTTGTTCTCTTTCTGCAAAAAATTATTTTCCCGAAGTTATTAATGGTTTATATATCTCGGAAGATTTACAAACTTTTAAAAAGTTGGAATATAAAAAGTATTTGCATAAAAAAGTAAAGCAGTTTTCTATAAGAGTAGATCTAAAAAAAGAGTTGAAAGAGACCTATTATTTTACCGTTGTTTCCGATGTAGATAATCTTATTTTTACAAATGCAGAATATATAAAACAAAATAGAATTTTGATAATAAAAGTGGACAGCAGCACTCCCAAAAGTCTATTTTTCAATTATAAATATGAAAAAGCAAAAATCGGAGAGTTTCGATTTAGTATAATAAACGAATTTGAACATGATTATCTGCTTCACTATGAAGGAATACTCTACGGTATTGCTTACGGAATAATTTTTTGTGCTTTTCTTTATTATCTTATTATCTATTTTTCTTCTAGGAAGAAGTTTTTTCTTTATTATTCTATTATGCAGTTTTTTGTACTTTTATCTTTAATAGGGTTTGTTTATTTTAGTTTTAAGTCTTATCCAAACCAAGATTTTGCCTGGGCTCAAGCTATTGAAGATATTTTTGAAACTTCGGGATTTTTATTTACTCTTCTTTTTGCAAAAGAGGTTCTTCAAGCAAAAAAAATTATGCCTAAAATGAATTTGGTAATAAACTTTTTTATACTATTAAATATTTTAGACATTTTGGCAATTTTGATTTTTAAATACTCTATTCTTTATGAATATATGCCTTTTTTTATTGGATTTTTAATTCCTTTTTTAGCCGGATTAATAGCTGTTTACAAAGGTAATAAATATGCAATTATTTATACATTGGGCTGGTTTTTGGTCTGTTTATTCGTATATTTAGCTCAGAACCATTTTTTTGCAATAAGCGGAATTTATGTTATTCATATGATAGCTCCTTTGGAATCTTTAATTTTTAGTTTTGCTCTTGGACTTATGTTGAAAAATCTAGTAGATAAGCAAAATGAAAAAGAGAAACTTTTGATACATAAAAGTAAACTTGTTTCTATGGGAGAGATGATAAATAATATAGCTCACCAATGGAGACAACCTCTTACTCATTTGAGTTTTATAAATATGAACTGCCAATTATCTTTGGAAGATGAAAAAATAGATAAAGAGTATTTGTCAAAAAAACTTAACGAAGCAAACGAACAGATAGATTTTATGTCAAATACGATAAACAGTTTTAGAGATTTTTATAAGCCTGCAAAAGAGAAAGAGTTTTTTTGGATATCTCAAGCCGTGCAAAAAGCTGTTGACATTATGAAACCTTTATTGGGAATTTACTCAATTAATCTGGAATTTCAAGTTATAAAAGATAAGCAGATTAAATCCTATGAAAATGAGTATTCTCAAGTTGTATTAAACCTCATTTCCAATGCAAAAGATCAATTAAAAGAAAAAGAGATAAAGGATACAAAAATATGGATAACCGTTGATGTAAAAAACGGTAAAACCATGACAACAGTGTGTGATAATGCAGGCGGGATAAAAAGTAAACATATAAATAAAATTTTTGAACCCTATTTTTCAACAAAAGAGAATGGAAGCGGAATAGGGCTTTATATGTCGAAAACTATTATAAATTCCCATTTTAAAGGGGAACTTATTATAGAGAACAAGCAAAAAGGAGCTTGTTTTACTATTATTGTTTAG
- a CDS encoding efflux RND transporter permease subunit, with amino-acid sequence MYKLINYFLKNSNLNHTILLFIFILGVFSFIKIPKEIFPNVELEAVRISGYYSGASAQNLNNFAVAEIENQIESVSGIEKVSTYISSGYFSIKVELQTKADKSEVINDLKDAVSIAKRYLPSDMDEPTVSSINAQWSLLSISLGSSKVPRQKLQDISEKLKASLMQIKHISEITIYGDADLQVSIILNHKKIDSYNLNSTSVISAIRELSYIYPVANIEQVGNHIYLSAKNNKFEKKFWEDTILEIDDKKVYLNDIADIKIGLPSQETIARLNGKNTITLALYKDKVGDSIKLSKKVKKLVEKVQQKHKDITLTITRDNSIPINDRIKTIISNITLGLILVGFAMYILISARISLVIIFGIPFSFIIGLIFIELMGYSLNMMSMMAMLIALGIVVDDAIIVSENIQRYLDEGEKKQTAVLKGTKQMIVPVIIAGMTTVFAFLPMLLISGEMGLLMKLVPIVISCLILSSIIESFLFLPLHCKHVLKAKEKQLDWSRVYKIYEDILHKIIKYKKTFLLLFFITIPLVSYFLIQNSRFQFFPDMDSNNIILSVKLDKSIPLHKTDEVAKKYEKILFEHSKDIYIKNVDSYIGWYRDITGSSETIENGFTIFVVLQDFRDENFVESYINPVLNLSFDFERNSKTRLISTNEAMKEIRKLLLPLLKDDNVVEHNVITRRIGVVNTDIEILLNSDDTRNLIDNIEKIKEKLEKIKGVKDISDNTKLSDNEYKYALNQYGKTLGLTDTKIATAISSLFLEKEQATTFDKDGIVKVMTKSFYKDSFKELKNFYIPFGDGKVVLLDEVVDFSIERNFERIDKEDGRIYKKIFANVDNSIINAGEVLQKLQKDFEKAKDEGVDISFGGEKQKSEKMALDLIKAFLIAMFLIFITLLINFPSLKSSFIILSVIPFTILGPIVGHMIIGINLNSQSLIGMLGLAGVVINDGIVMLDFLQHTKTKEEFFEKAKQRVRPILITSITTMLGLFTLIFFPSGESVMLQPIAVSLGFGILWGTVLNLLYVPAFYATMFKIKK; translated from the coding sequence ATGTATAAACTAATAAACTATTTTCTGAAAAATTCAAATCTAAACCACACGATTTTACTTTTTATTTTTATTCTGGGAGTTTTTAGTTTTATTAAAATACCTAAAGAGATTTTTCCTAATGTAGAACTTGAAGCAGTTAGAATATCGGGATATTATAGCGGTGCAAGTGCACAAAATCTAAATAATTTTGCCGTTGCTGAGATAGAAAATCAAATAGAGTCCGTATCGGGAATAGAAAAAGTATCAACTTATATCTCTTCGGGATATTTTAGTATAAAAGTAGAACTTCAAACAAAAGCAGATAAAAGTGAAGTTATAAATGATCTAAAAGATGCGGTAAGTATAGCAAAAAGATATCTTCCGAGTGATATGGACGAACCTACTGTTTCAAGCATAAACGCCCAATGGTCTTTGCTTAGTATTTCCCTTGGTTCAAGTAAAGTTCCAAGGCAAAAACTCCAAGATATTTCCGAAAAGTTAAAAGCCTCTTTAATGCAGATAAAACATATAAGTGAAATCACTATTTACGGAGATGCCGATTTACAAGTAAGTATTATATTAAATCATAAAAAAATAGACAGCTATAACTTAAACAGTACAAGCGTAATAAGCGCAATAAGAGAACTCTCTTATATCTATCCTGTTGCAAATATTGAACAAGTAGGAAATCATATATATCTTAGTGCAAAAAACAATAAGTTTGAGAAAAAGTTTTGGGAAGATACTATCTTAGAAATAGATGATAAAAAAGTATATTTAAATGATATTGCGGATATAAAAATAGGTTTGCCTTCCCAAGAAACTATTGCAAGACTTAACGGGAAAAATACTATTACTCTGGCTTTGTATAAAGATAAAGTGGGAGACAGTATTAAACTTTCAAAAAAGGTTAAAAAATTAGTTGAAAAAGTACAGCAAAAACATAAAGATATAACTTTAACTATAACAAGAGATAACTCAATACCGATAAATGACAGAATAAAAACAATTATTTCAAATATCACTTTAGGACTTATTTTAGTAGGTTTTGCCATGTATATTTTAATAAGTGCCAGAATATCTTTGGTGATAATCTTCGGAATTCCTTTCTCTTTTATAATAGGGCTTATTTTTATCGAGCTTATGGGGTATAGCTTGAATATGATGTCAATGATGGCAATGCTTATTGCCCTTGGAATAGTTGTTGATGATGCTATAATTGTAAGTGAAAATATTCAAAGATATTTGGATGAAGGAGAAAAGAAACAAACCGCAGTTTTAAAAGGAACAAAACAGATGATAGTTCCTGTTATAATTGCAGGGATGACAACAGTTTTCGCCTTTTTGCCGATGCTTTTAATAAGTGGTGAAATGGGACTTTTAATGAAACTTGTTCCTATAGTAATCTCTTGTTTGATTCTTTCCTCTATTATTGAATCTTTTCTTTTTCTGCCTCTTCACTGCAAACATGTTTTAAAAGCAAAAGAGAAACAGCTTGATTGGAGCAGGGTTTATAAGATTTATGAAGATATTTTACATAAAATAATAAAATATAAAAAAACATTTTTGCTTCTGTTTTTTATAACTATTCCTTTAGTATCTTACTTTTTAATACAAAACAGCAGGTTTCAGTTTTTCCCTGACATGGATTCAAACAATATAATTTTATCAGTAAAACTGGATAAATCAATTCCTCTTCATAAAACGGATGAGGTAGCAAAAAAGTATGAAAAAATACTTTTTGAACACTCAAAAGATATTTATATAAAAAATGTAGATAGTTATATAGGTTGGTACAGAGATATTACAGGGTCTAGTGAAACAATTGAAAACGGATTTACTATTTTTGTAGTATTGCAGGATTTTAGAGATGAAAACTTTGTAGAGAGTTATATAAATCCCGTACTAAATTTAAGTTTTGACTTTGAAAGAAACAGTAAAACAAGACTTATAAGTACAAATGAAGCGATGAAAGAAATAAGAAAACTTTTATTGCCTTTGTTAAAAGATGATAATGTAGTAGAACATAATGTAATAACAAGAAGAATAGGTGTCGTAAATACGGATATTGAAATTCTTCTAAACTCCGATGATACGAGAAACTTAATTGATAATATAGAAAAAATAAAAGAAAAACTTGAAAAGATAAAAGGGGTAAAAGATATAAGCGATAATACCAAGTTAAGCGACAATGAGTATAAATATGCCCTTAATCAATATGGAAAAACTTTAGGTTTGACAGATACGAAAATAGCAACAGCAATCAGCAGTCTTTTTTTGGAAAAAGAGCAGGCAACTACTTTTGACAAAGACGGAATAGTAAAAGTGATGACAAAATCTTTTTATAAAGACAGTTTTAAAGAGCTTAAAAATTTTTATATACCTTTCGGTGACGGTAAAGTCGTACTTTTAGATGAGGTTGTTGATTTTAGTATTGAAAGAAACTTTGAAAGAATTGATAAAGAAGATGGAAGAATATATAAAAAAATCTTTGCAAATGTAGATAACTCTATAATAAATGCAGGCGAAGTTTTACAAAAACTTCAAAAAGATTTTGAAAAAGCAAAAGATGAAGGGGTCGATATATCTTTTGGCGGAGAAAAACAGAAGAGTGAAAAAATGGCTTTGGACTTAATAAAAGCTTTTTTAATAGCGATGTTTCTGATTTTTATAACTTTGCTTATAAACTTTCCATCTTTAAAAAGTTCTTTTATAATCTTATCGGTGATTCCTTTTACTATCTTAGGACCTATTGTAGGGCATATGATAATAGGAATAAATCTAAATTCCCAATCTTTGATAGGAATGCTAGGACTTGCGGGAGTTGTTATAAACGACGGTATAGTGATGCTAGATTTTCTACAGCATACAAAAACAAAAGAGGAGTTTTTTGAAAAAGCAAAACAAAGAGTAAGACCGATACTAATTACTTCAATAACCACAATGCTAGGATTGTTTACTTTAATATTTTTCCCAAGCGGAGAGTCTGTAATGCTTCAGCCAATAGCTGTATCTCTAGGTTTTGGAATTCTTTGGGGAACAGTTTTAAATCTTTTATATGTACCTGCATTTTATGCAACTATGTTTAAGATTAAAAAGTAA
- a CDS encoding FecR family protein, whose protein sequence is MNKQKQIDKAAAYWFACNKEGFTPNQKIDFEKWLNEDKENKKAYEDLNKIEALCQCLNEDYLENLMDEVQKGAKKTKIFEKLKTYAVAASFLIVIFAGFFQGFNYYFQPNYEKSFITKINPEKIILPDGSKLSIDAKTKIHVEFYKKQRLVNLIGGQVMFRVKKSKDRPFNIISNHTHIQVVGTTFEVKNLADITTVKVKEGVVKVSKINPYTQKLQTLKLLTKGEKIVLNKFGKVLNLSTTSVKDIALWENNQLIFDNTNIEEALKEFSKYTNKKIKLNNNKIAKLPVTGHFSTKQIEKFFKALSAIYPVKIEKKNNTIYINRIN, encoded by the coding sequence ATGAATAAACAAAAACAGATTGACAAAGCAGCTGCTTATTGGTTTGCCTGTAATAAAGAAGGATTTACCCCCAATCAGAAAATCGATTTTGAAAAATGGTTAAATGAAGATAAAGAGAATAAAAAAGCCTATGAAGATCTAAATAAAATTGAAGCATTATGCCAGTGCTTAAACGAAGACTACCTTGAAAACCTTATGGACGAAGTACAAAAAGGGGCAAAAAAAACAAAAATTTTTGAAAAATTAAAGACTTATGCAGTTGCTGCAAGCTTTTTAATAGTGATTTTTGCAGGTTTTTTTCAAGGATTTAATTACTACTTCCAACCAAATTATGAAAAAAGCTTTATTACAAAAATAAATCCTGAAAAAATCATTTTACCTGACGGTTCTAAACTCTCAATAGATGCAAAAACAAAAATCCATGTAGAGTTTTATAAAAAACAAAGATTGGTAAATCTTATTGGCGGGCAAGTAATGTTTAGAGTAAAAAAGAGTAAAGACAGACCTTTTAATATTATTTCAAACCATACTCATATACAAGTTGTAGGAACAACTTTTGAAGTAAAAAATTTAGCTGACATAACAACGGTAAAAGTAAAAGAAGGAGTAGTAAAAGTATCAAAAATAAATCCTTATACCCAAAAACTGCAAACTCTTAAGCTGCTTACAAAAGGAGAAAAAATAGTTTTAAATAAATTCGGCAAAGTTCTGAATCTTTCAACAACTTCTGTAAAAGATATTGCCCTTTGGGAAAACAATCAACTGATTTTCGATAATACGAATATAGAAGAGGCGCTTAAAGAATTTTCCAAATATACAAACAAAAAAATTAAGTTAAACAACAATAAAATAGCAAAACTGCCTGTTACGGGACACTTTTCAACAAAACAGATTGAAAAATTTTTTAAAGCCTTAAGTGCTATTTATCCTGTGAAAATTGAAAAGAAAAACAACACTATTTATATCAATAGAATAAATTAA
- a CDS encoding response regulator transcription factor, producing MPKDEYKNLKILYVEDEDLIRSNAITYLNRLFYNVYEAKDAIEAINLVEEKSPHIIITDIKMPKMNGLDMIRKIREYNEKIQIIVLSAFTDTKYLLDAIDLGLAKYLTKPIRHETIYPLLVECSKKICEDKDSRKYLAENCYYDTIHLVLKEDEKIINLTKNEQEFINLLCKKSPNPVTYEELQSYIWYDDYMSENAIRLLVRDLRKKLPKNSIKNISRVGYKIDLIS from the coding sequence ATGCCAAAAGACGAGTATAAAAATTTAAAAATTCTATATGTAGAAGATGAAGACCTTATTAGAAGTAATGCCATTACATATTTAAACAGGCTTTTTTATAATGTGTATGAAGCAAAAGATGCAATTGAAGCGATAAATCTTGTAGAAGAGAAGTCTCCTCATATTATAATCACGGATATTAAGATGCCGAAAATGAACGGTCTTGATATGATAAGAAAAATTAGAGAGTATAATGAAAAAATACAGATTATCGTATTAAGTGCTTTTACGGATACAAAATATCTTTTAGATGCCATAGATTTAGGTTTGGCAAAATATTTAACTAAACCTATAAGGCATGAGACTATTTATCCCTTGCTTGTGGAGTGCTCTAAAAAAATATGTGAAGATAAAGATAGTAGAAAATATCTTGCTGAAAATTGTTATTATGATACTATACACTTGGTTTTAAAAGAGGATGAAAAGATTATAAATCTTACAAAAAACGAACAAGAGTTTATTAATCTTTTATGCAAAAAATCTCCGAATCCTGTTACTTATGAAGAGTTACAATCTTATATTTGGTATGATGATTATATGAGTGAAAATGCAATAAGATTACTTGTTCGCGATTTAAGAAAAAAGCTTCCTAAAAACTCAATAAAGAATATTTCAAGAGTAGGGTATAAAATAGATCTAATCTCATGA